Proteins from a single region of Amycolatopsis sp. CA-230715:
- a CDS encoding response regulator produces MIRVVLADDQALVRGGFRVLLETEDGFEVVGEASDGAEAVALATEHKPDVVVMDIRMPGVDGLEATRRITANRDLETVKVLVLTTFDVDEYVYEALRAGASGFLLKDIEPVELLRALHVVASGEALLAPTVTRRLISEFVGRPENRRIDTSAVQQITDREREVLGLVAGGLSNDEIAAHLVISTATARTHVSRIMTKIGARDRAQLVVLAYESGLVTPRAK; encoded by the coding sequence GTGATCCGGGTTGTGCTCGCGGACGACCAGGCGCTCGTGCGCGGCGGATTCCGCGTACTGCTGGAAACCGAGGACGGCTTCGAGGTGGTCGGCGAAGCGAGCGACGGGGCGGAAGCGGTCGCGCTGGCGACCGAGCACAAGCCGGACGTCGTCGTGATGGACATCCGCATGCCGGGCGTGGACGGGCTCGAAGCGACGAGGCGGATCACCGCGAACCGCGACCTGGAAACCGTGAAAGTCTTGGTACTGACCACTTTCGACGTCGACGAGTACGTGTACGAAGCATTGCGGGCCGGTGCGAGCGGGTTCCTGCTGAAGGACATCGAACCCGTCGAACTGCTGCGCGCGCTGCACGTGGTCGCCTCCGGCGAAGCACTGCTCGCACCGACGGTGACGCGGAGGCTGATCTCGGAGTTCGTGGGGCGCCCGGAAAACCGGCGCATCGACACCTCCGCCGTCCAGCAGATCACCGACCGCGAACGCGAGGTGCTCGGCCTCGTCGCCGGTGGCCTGTCCAACGACGAAATCGCCGCGCACCTCGTCATCTCGACCGCGACCGCGCGCACCCACGTCAGCCGGATCATGACCAAGATCGGCGCGCGGGACCGCGCGCAGCTCGTGGTGCTGGCCTACGAATCCGGCCTGGTCACCCCGCGAGCGAAATGA
- a CDS encoding arginase family protein produces MTTILVPYHQDERLPDTDIPVPAPTTTVDPVLPDGDVWARMVALFGTVADAVAAPIRAGAVPAVVSGDCLAALGTLTGVQRAGLNPSLVWFDAHGDVHTQQSSTSGYLGGMVVRLALGAHRDQLADPLGLRPLAERQAALVDVRDLDPAEVEFLATSELRRHDIEALDTAELPEGPLVLHIDVDVIDNDELPNTRVPAANGPSRRAVLDAARRVVETGRVVAVDIACPWHPARDDTEARSRADLVAELISLAG; encoded by the coding sequence GTGACGACCATTCTCGTGCCATACCACCAGGACGAACGGCTGCCGGACACGGACATCCCGGTGCCCGCCCCCACCACGACCGTCGATCCCGTGTTGCCCGACGGCGACGTCTGGGCCCGCATGGTGGCCCTGTTCGGCACCGTGGCCGACGCGGTGGCCGCCCCGATCCGGGCGGGCGCGGTCCCCGCGGTCGTCTCGGGCGACTGCCTCGCCGCGCTCGGCACGCTCACCGGTGTGCAGCGCGCGGGCCTCAACCCGTCGTTGGTGTGGTTCGACGCGCACGGCGACGTGCACACCCAGCAATCCTCGACCTCGGGGTACCTCGGCGGCATGGTGGTGCGCCTCGCGCTGGGCGCGCACCGCGATCAGCTTGCGGACCCCTTGGGCCTGCGCCCGCTCGCCGAGCGCCAGGCCGCACTGGTCGACGTCCGCGATCTCGACCCTGCCGAGGTCGAGTTCCTCGCCACCAGCGAACTCCGCCGCCACGACATCGAGGCGCTCGATACCGCCGAGCTGCCCGAGGGCCCGCTCGTCCTGCACATCGACGTCGACGTGATCGACAACGACGAACTGCCCAACACGCGCGTCCCCGCGGCGAACGGCCCTTCCCGGCGCGCCGTCCTCGACGCCGCCCGGCGGGTGGTGGAGACCGGCCGCGTCGTCGCCGTGGACATCGCCTGCCCCTGGCACCCGGCGCGCGACGACACCGAAGCCCGCTCCCGCGCGGACCTCGTTGCCGAGCTCATTTCGCTCGCGGGGTGA
- a CDS encoding MFS transporter, with protein sequence MTQSVLAPQTTPQTTGAPAAAAPGLTSAGLITVLLGAALPVIDFFIINVALPTIHTDLNASTATLELVVAAYGIAYALLLVVGGRLGDAFGRRKLFMLGLGAFTLTSLACGIAPTAETLVIARAAQGASAALMLPQVLSTIQATTSGERRSRALGLYGATGGVSTVVGQLLGGALVAANIAGTSWRPIFLVNVPIGIIGLVLARRHVPETRSVNPMGVDRWGTVLLGVSLLTLLVPMMEGRALGWPVWCWVLLGIFPFAMAAFVRVERNLERAGGVPLLPPSVMRMPSMRRGLALAAPFFTGFGGFMFVYAMTLQDGLRLGPLGSGLALTPMAIGFFSISLMSSRLVARFGQRVVLVGAVVQLLGIVVLAGTSLLAWPDLTPLELAPGMLLLGIGQGLAMTTLFRIVLSRVPSDRAGVGSGVLTTTQQTFLALGVATLGSLFASLSAPDSLGLRDAFVLVLAVQAVLTVIVSVMAPRLPDPRD encoded by the coding sequence ATGACTCAGTCCGTACTCGCGCCGCAGACGACCCCGCAGACCACCGGGGCCCCCGCGGCGGCCGCTCCGGGACTGACCTCCGCCGGTCTGATCACCGTGCTGCTGGGGGCAGCCCTTCCCGTCATCGACTTCTTCATCATCAACGTCGCGCTGCCGACGATCCATACCGACCTGAACGCCTCGACCGCGACGCTCGAACTCGTCGTCGCCGCGTACGGCATCGCGTACGCGCTGCTGCTGGTGGTCGGCGGGCGGCTCGGCGACGCGTTCGGACGGCGCAAGCTGTTCATGCTCGGCCTCGGCGCGTTCACGCTCACCTCGCTGGCCTGCGGGATCGCCCCGACCGCCGAAACGCTCGTGATCGCGCGCGCCGCTCAAGGCGCGTCGGCGGCGCTGATGCTGCCGCAGGTGCTCTCCACCATCCAGGCGACGACCTCCGGCGAGCGCCGGTCACGGGCGCTCGGCCTCTACGGCGCCACCGGCGGCGTCTCCACCGTCGTCGGCCAGCTCCTCGGCGGCGCGCTCGTCGCGGCGAACATCGCGGGCACGTCGTGGCGGCCGATCTTCCTGGTCAACGTGCCGATCGGGATCATCGGGCTGGTACTCGCCCGGCGCCACGTGCCCGAGACGCGCTCGGTGAACCCGATGGGCGTCGACCGCTGGGGCACCGTGCTGCTCGGGGTTTCCCTGCTGACGCTGCTGGTGCCGATGATGGAGGGCCGCGCGCTCGGCTGGCCCGTCTGGTGCTGGGTGCTGCTGGGGATCTTCCCGTTCGCGATGGCCGCGTTCGTCCGCGTCGAGCGGAACCTCGAACGGGCGGGCGGCGTGCCGCTGCTGCCGCCGTCGGTGATGCGGATGCCCAGCATGCGGCGCGGTCTCGCGCTCGCGGCGCCGTTCTTCACCGGCTTCGGTGGCTTCATGTTCGTCTACGCGATGACGTTGCAGGACGGCCTGCGCCTCGGGCCGCTCGGATCCGGGCTCGCGCTGACGCCGATGGCGATCGGGTTCTTCTCGATCTCGCTGATGAGCAGCAGGCTGGTGGCCCGGTTCGGGCAGCGCGTCGTGCTCGTCGGCGCGGTCGTCCAGCTCCTCGGCATCGTGGTGCTCGCCGGGACCTCGCTGCTCGCGTGGCCCGACCTGACCCCGCTCGAACTCGCGCCCGGCATGCTGCTGCTCGGCATCGGGCAGGGGCTGGCGATGACGACGCTGTTCCGGATCGTGCTCTCGCGCGTGCCGTCGGACCGCGCCGGTGTCGGCAGCGGCGTGCTCACCACCACGCAGCAGACGTTCCTCGCGCTCGGCGTCGCCACGCTCGGCAGCCTCTTCGCCTCGCTCAGCGCACCGGACTCGCTCGGCCTCCGCGACGCGTTCGTGCTCGTGCTCGCCGTGCAGGCGGTGCTGACCGTGATCGTGTCGGTGATGGCACCCCGGCTCCCGGATCCGCGCGACTGA
- a CDS encoding phage holin family protein, producing the protein MHAGTRIVLVYGLTTRASLPDTSPLSSLYDYGRFTAHLEASESLLPRVVFDYPVGDLAGAEPLGLTSVRAILTVTPRGDLTLMLDVEMVPEATTEFVARMLAATCFRRGEMTVDGTPLLDWASAQVDADCALEFGRDVHQMVFPGGALLDQLYADQISHPDRLSPAAAQVIYRGTRQIASGIRIPGGLNNPGQTVLAHGRGVSVAAGWGAEVETWGDELENTYVVGVLVLVAALEVVQRVRRAAFASLTTNSDAMLESTEDARTLVSRLSSELNEMQLDLSFGVEAYIDSVLIPEFVVEGFQSSLRDAVGLDHGLANTSRMLERLQAVIETRLSTLEAAAGEQQERSARLMSGLFGAGSLMALPPALLLAFFGLNGQEVSEQWSIFDFGHYWLAYLVVWVPFLALAVVGVVLQRRIRASSPQLTRSRRRR; encoded by the coding sequence GTGCACGCCGGTACCAGGATCGTGCTCGTGTACGGGCTGACGACCAGGGCCTCGTTGCCGGACACCAGCCCGTTGTCGTCGCTGTACGACTACGGCCGGTTCACCGCGCACCTCGAAGCGTCCGAGTCGCTGTTGCCGCGGGTGGTGTTCGACTACCCGGTAGGCGATCTCGCGGGTGCCGAACCGCTCGGGCTGACGAGCGTGCGCGCGATCCTCACGGTGACCCCGCGCGGTGATCTCACGCTCATGCTGGACGTCGAGATGGTGCCGGAAGCGACCACCGAGTTCGTCGCGCGCATGCTCGCGGCGACGTGCTTCCGGCGCGGGGAAATGACCGTCGACGGGACACCGCTGCTCGACTGGGCGTCGGCGCAGGTCGACGCCGACTGCGCGCTGGAGTTCGGCCGCGACGTGCACCAGATGGTGTTCCCCGGCGGCGCGCTGCTCGACCAGCTCTACGCCGACCAGATCTCCCATCCCGACCGCCTTTCCCCGGCCGCGGCGCAGGTCATCTACCGCGGCACCCGCCAGATCGCCAGCGGGATCCGGATCCCCGGCGGGCTGAACAACCCCGGCCAGACCGTCCTCGCGCACGGGCGCGGCGTGTCGGTCGCCGCCGGCTGGGGCGCGGAGGTGGAGACCTGGGGCGACGAGCTGGAAAACACCTACGTCGTCGGTGTGCTCGTGCTGGTGGCCGCGCTCGAAGTGGTGCAACGCGTGCGGCGTGCCGCGTTCGCCTCGCTCACCACGAACTCCGATGCCATGCTGGAGTCCACAGAGGACGCTCGGACGCTGGTGTCGCGGCTGTCCTCGGAGCTGAACGAAATGCAGCTCGACCTGAGCTTCGGGGTGGAGGCCTACATCGACAGCGTGCTGATCCCCGAGTTCGTGGTGGAGGGCTTCCAGTCCTCGCTTCGCGACGCGGTGGGACTCGACCACGGGCTCGCGAACACCTCGCGCATGCTCGAACGCCTGCAGGCCGTCATCGAAACACGACTGTCCACATTGGAGGCAGCGGCGGGCGAGCAGCAGGAGCGGAGCGCGCGCCTGATGTCCGGGCTGTTCGGTGCCGGTTCGCTGATGGCGCTGCCGCCCGCGCTGCTGCTGGCGTTCTTCGGGCTCAACGGTCAGGAGGTCAGCGAGCAGTGGTCTATTTTCGACTTCGGGCACTACTGGCTCGCGTACCTGGTGGTGTGGGTGCCGTTCCTCGCGCTCGCGGTGGTCGGCGTGGTGCTGCAACGGCGGATCAGGGCGTCGTCGCCGCAGCTGACCAGGTCGAGGAGGCGGCGGTGA
- a CDS encoding helix-turn-helix transcriptional regulator → MTTAVRVPDTRQAHGGDEVRRRELAAFLRSRRERITPDQVGLPPAGRRRTPGLRREEVAQLAGVGVTWYTWLEQGRDINASEQVLEAICRTLRLDPYEKVHLFTLAGATAPAVKKECSVVTPAVEAMLRQLEPFPAVVKNARCDILAYNRTYNWLMGDIDALPFEERNTLLQCVTNPEWRRRLPDWETNLPRAVAGFRAAMAGHVAEPAWKNLVKRLRAESEHFEQLWNQHDVTSARVMTKRFLDPEVGLMKFDFAYLNFGKGSEITMATYTPADDETRAKLPVFPS, encoded by the coding sequence ATGACCACCGCCGTACGGGTACCGGACACCCGGCAAGCGCACGGAGGCGACGAGGTGCGCCGACGCGAGCTGGCCGCCTTCCTGCGCAGCCGCCGCGAGCGCATCACCCCGGACCAGGTCGGCCTGCCGCCTGCCGGGCGCCGCCGCACGCCTGGCCTGCGCCGCGAGGAGGTCGCGCAGCTCGCCGGTGTCGGGGTCACCTGGTACACCTGGCTCGAACAGGGCCGGGACATCAACGCCTCCGAGCAGGTGCTCGAAGCGATCTGCCGCACGCTGCGGCTCGACCCGTACGAGAAGGTCCACCTCTTCACGCTCGCCGGCGCGACGGCGCCCGCGGTGAAGAAGGAGTGCAGCGTCGTCACGCCCGCGGTGGAGGCCATGCTGCGCCAGCTCGAACCGTTCCCCGCGGTGGTCAAGAACGCGCGGTGCGACATCCTCGCCTACAACCGCACCTACAACTGGCTGATGGGCGACATCGACGCGCTCCCGTTCGAAGAGCGCAACACGCTGCTGCAGTGCGTGACGAACCCCGAATGGCGCCGCAGGCTGCCGGACTGGGAGACGAACCTGCCGCGCGCGGTCGCCGGGTTCCGCGCGGCGATGGCCGGGCACGTCGCGGAGCCAGCGTGGAAGAACCTGGTCAAGCGGCTGCGCGCGGAGTCGGAGCATTTCGAACAGCTCTGGAACCAGCACGACGTCACCTCGGCGCGCGTGATGACGAAGCGCTTCCTCGATCCCGAGGTCGGCCTGATGAAGTTCGACTTCGCGTACCTGAACTTCGGCAAGGGCTCCGAGATCACCATGGCCACCTACACCCCGGCCGACGACGAAACGCGCGCGAAGCTGCCCGTCTTTCCCTCCTGA
- a CDS encoding sensor histidine kinase translates to MFRDSEGRRIPTVGDVLLTVIPTVFVVGITTVLGHWQWHVSRPLDVLGYAWLVCAGLPILLNRRFPLTAFLVSGVLGWTYFWPGYPGGPVLLLAAIALFLLTKNRGPLVAGLAGGGLLVAGFVAQFVRGGLELNAAAAIFPTLMAAVIGIATAVRTRISAIRATRERAAEHQHRLAEQERLRIAREVHDVVAHSLAMINVQAGVGAHVADRRPEQAKEALKTIKEASAAALVDLRATLAVLRGAEAHAPAPSLRQMSELLDHTRATGLGVRVHGSPGDLPAPTDAAAYRILQESLTNVVRHANQPKVVDVRFARADGMLELVVHDDGMGAREPKTGNGLRGMRERAEALGGQVRAAAVVDGFEVRALLPVEGGE, encoded by the coding sequence GTGTTCCGCGATTCCGAGGGCAGGCGGATCCCCACCGTGGGCGACGTGCTGCTCACCGTGATCCCGACGGTGTTCGTCGTCGGGATCACGACCGTGCTCGGGCACTGGCAGTGGCACGTCAGCAGGCCGCTCGACGTGCTCGGGTACGCCTGGCTCGTCTGCGCCGGGCTGCCGATCCTGCTCAACCGCCGCTTCCCGCTCACCGCGTTCTTGGTCTCCGGCGTGCTCGGCTGGACGTACTTCTGGCCGGGTTACCCCGGAGGTCCGGTCCTGCTGCTGGCCGCCATCGCGTTGTTCCTGCTGACGAAGAACCGCGGCCCGCTCGTCGCGGGGCTCGCGGGCGGTGGACTGCTGGTCGCCGGGTTCGTCGCGCAGTTCGTCCGCGGCGGCCTCGAACTGAACGCGGCCGCCGCGATCTTCCCCACGCTGATGGCCGCCGTGATCGGTATCGCGACCGCGGTGCGGACCCGGATCAGCGCGATCCGCGCGACCCGGGAGCGCGCCGCCGAGCACCAGCACCGGCTCGCCGAGCAGGAGCGCCTGCGCATCGCGCGCGAGGTGCACGACGTCGTCGCGCACAGCCTCGCCATGATCAACGTGCAGGCCGGGGTCGGCGCGCACGTCGCCGACCGGCGCCCCGAGCAGGCGAAAGAGGCGTTGAAGACGATCAAGGAAGCGAGCGCCGCCGCGCTCGTCGACCTGCGCGCCACGCTCGCCGTGCTCCGCGGCGCCGAAGCGCACGCACCGGCGCCGAGCCTGCGGCAGATGTCGGAACTGCTCGACCACACGCGCGCCACCGGCCTCGGTGTCCGGGTGCACGGTTCGCCGGGCGACCTGCCCGCGCCGACGGACGCCGCCGCGTACCGCATCCTGCAGGAGTCGCTGACCAACGTGGTGCGCCACGCGAACCAGCCCAAGGTGGTCGACGTCCGCTTCGCGCGGGCGGACGGCATGCTGGAGCTCGTGGTGCACGATGACGGGATGGGCGCGCGCGAACCGAAGACCGGGAACGGGCTGCGCGGGATGCGCGAGCGCGCGGAAGCGCTCGGCGGGCAGGTGCGGGCCGCGGCCGTGGTGGACGGGTTCGAGGTCAGGGCCCTGCTGCCGGTGGAAGGGGGCGAGTAG
- a CDS encoding DMT family transporter: MAIMRAGVVGQFAVVAAAWGSSFLFIKIGLGGLPPGQVVWARLVFGSLALAAIMLVTRQAVPREPRVWGHLTVVALLLCVVPFLLFAWAETRISSGLASIFNATTPLLTMAIGAVALASERLTRDRVLGLVLGFVGVVVIIGPWAGIDFGHDLLAQLACLGATFCYGCSFVYLRRFVAPLGLPAVSVAFGQVTIAAAIMLIATPWVASTPPRVDLPIVLSMLALGAVGTGLAYLLNVNVVRAWGAANASAVTYLSPVVGVALGVTVLGEPLTWNQPVGAALVILGIVASHGKLRTTRPVPAP, from the coding sequence ATGGCGATCATGCGTGCCGGCGTCGTGGGTCAGTTCGCGGTGGTCGCCGCCGCGTGGGGATCGAGCTTCCTGTTCATCAAGATCGGGCTCGGCGGGCTGCCCCCCGGCCAGGTGGTGTGGGCGAGGCTGGTGTTCGGGTCGCTCGCGCTCGCCGCGATCATGCTCGTCACCCGCCAGGCCGTGCCCCGCGAACCGCGCGTGTGGGGCCACCTCACCGTGGTCGCGCTGCTGTTGTGCGTGGTCCCGTTCCTGCTGTTCGCGTGGGCGGAAACCCGCATCTCCTCCGGGCTCGCCAGCATCTTCAACGCCACCACGCCGTTGCTCACCATGGCGATCGGCGCGGTGGCGCTGGCCTCGGAACGGCTCACCCGCGACCGCGTGCTCGGGCTGGTGCTCGGCTTCGTCGGCGTGGTGGTGATCATCGGGCCGTGGGCTGGCATCGACTTCGGCCACGACCTGCTCGCCCAGCTCGCCTGCCTCGGCGCCACGTTCTGCTACGGCTGCTCGTTCGTCTACTTGCGACGGTTCGTGGCGCCGCTCGGGCTGCCCGCGGTGAGCGTCGCGTTCGGCCAGGTGACGATCGCCGCCGCGATCATGCTCATCGCCACGCCTTGGGTCGCCTCGACGCCACCGCGCGTCGACCTCCCGATCGTGCTGAGCATGCTCGCGCTGGGCGCCGTCGGCACGGGGCTCGCCTACCTGCTGAACGTGAACGTGGTCCGGGCATGGGGCGCCGCGAACGCGTCGGCGGTGACGTACCTGTCGCCGGTCGTCGGGGTGGCGCTCGGGGTGACCGTGCTGGGCGAACCGCTGACCTGGAACCAGCCGGTGGGCGCCGCACTCGTGATCCTCGGCATCGTGGCGTCACACGGGAAGCTCCGCACTACGCGCCCGGTCCCCGCCCCGTAG
- a CDS encoding nuclear transport factor 2 family protein: MNLVLHPVLPDANLMVGRRFHAALSKGDWAAIRDLLTDDATWTLPGDNLVSGHVSGADAVVERARLIASYGVHFALRNILVSKENVALSLHNTAARGDLILDEHLATVCTLRDGRISAIETYLSDVDGMNAFFQ; this comes from the coding sequence ATGAACCTCGTACTCCACCCCGTACTCCCCGACGCGAACCTGATGGTGGGCAGGCGGTTCCACGCCGCACTGTCCAAAGGCGACTGGGCCGCGATCCGCGACCTGCTCACCGACGACGCGACCTGGACCCTGCCTGGCGACAACCTCGTCTCCGGGCACGTCTCCGGCGCCGACGCCGTGGTGGAGCGGGCGCGGCTCATCGCGAGCTACGGAGTCCACTTCGCACTGCGGAACATCTTGGTGAGCAAGGAAAACGTGGCCCTTTCGCTGCACAACACGGCGGCACGCGGCGACCTGATCCTCGACGAGCACCTGGCGACGGTGTGCACGCTGCGGGACGGGCGGATCAGTGCGATCGAGACGTACCTCTCGGACGTCGACGGGATGAACGCCTTCTTCCAGTAG
- a CDS encoding glycerophosphodiester phosphodiesterase encodes MRPAISAHRGGSEEYPAATAEAYKSSVETGAEYVELDIRRTADGRFVVYHDDFGELTYAGLCERVGYEPPLLREVFGLLAGHAIAHLDLKEIGDEHEIVELAKEMLGDRFVVTSLEDVSIARVSRDFPEVRTALSLGRDLDGSPWWHRARVRLTELFPARRLKACGADGVAVHQRIARAGVLAQCARAGRFAMVWTVDDDASLRRFLDDARVDVLITNRPRHAVELRGEHP; translated from the coding sequence GTGAGACCCGCGATTTCCGCGCACCGCGGCGGTTCCGAGGAGTACCCGGCCGCGACGGCCGAGGCGTACAAGAGTTCGGTCGAGACCGGCGCCGAGTACGTCGAGCTGGACATCCGCCGCACCGCGGACGGCAGGTTCGTGGTCTACCACGACGACTTCGGCGAGCTGACCTACGCCGGGCTGTGCGAGCGCGTCGGCTACGAACCGCCGTTGCTGCGCGAGGTGTTCGGCCTGCTCGCCGGGCACGCGATCGCGCACCTCGACCTCAAGGAGATCGGTGACGAGCACGAGATCGTCGAGCTGGCGAAGGAAATGCTCGGCGACCGGTTCGTGGTGACCTCGCTCGAAGACGTCTCGATCGCCCGCGTCAGCAGGGATTTCCCCGAGGTGCGGACGGCACTGTCGCTCGGGCGGGACCTCGACGGATCGCCGTGGTGGCACCGCGCGCGCGTGCGGCTCACCGAGCTTTTCCCCGCGCGCCGCCTGAAAGCGTGCGGTGCCGACGGAGTCGCGGTGCACCAGCGCATCGCGCGCGCCGGGGTGCTCGCGCAGTGCGCCCGCGCGGGCCGGTTCGCGATGGTGTGGACCGTCGACGACGACGCGAGCCTGCGGCGCTTCCTCGACGACGCGAGGGTGGACGTGCTGATCACGAACCGGCCGCGGCACGCGGTCGAACTGAGGGGGGAGCACCCGTGA
- a CDS encoding APH(3') family aminoglycoside O-phosphotransferase: protein MIETVRRRFDRHEWVPVTVGKSGAGVWRLDGSPPLYAKAAPRSEHPDAGFDVAGEADRLDWLGAHGIPAAHVVDTGEKDGVAWLVSTAVPGRTAAEDWASGEREAVVDAVADFTRVLHALPVADCPFDRSLAVTVPHARYAAENGLVDLEDLDDERSGWSAARLVTELDGALPGVEESVVCHGDLCLPNVLLDPSTFEVTGLIDVGRLGVADRYADLALITRSLRAGDLNPQFGARFADRFLARYGEVPVDTTRLDFYRLLDEFF from the coding sequence ATGATCGAGACGGTGCGCCGCCGGTTCGACCGGCACGAGTGGGTGCCGGTGACGGTGGGGAAGTCCGGTGCCGGGGTGTGGCGGCTCGACGGGAGCCCGCCGCTCTACGCCAAGGCCGCGCCGCGATCCGAGCACCCGGACGCCGGTTTCGACGTGGCGGGCGAAGCCGACCGGCTCGACTGGCTCGGCGCGCACGGCATCCCGGCGGCCCACGTGGTCGACACCGGGGAGAAGGACGGGGTCGCGTGGCTGGTGTCCACGGCGGTACCGGGCCGCACCGCCGCCGAGGACTGGGCCAGCGGGGAGCGCGAAGCCGTGGTGGACGCCGTCGCCGATTTCACGCGCGTGCTGCACGCCTTGCCGGTGGCGGACTGCCCGTTCGACCGGAGCCTCGCGGTGACCGTGCCGCACGCCAGGTACGCCGCCGAAAACGGTCTCGTCGATCTCGAAGACCTCGACGACGAACGGTCCGGCTGGTCCGCCGCGCGACTCGTGACCGAACTCGACGGCGCACTACCCGGCGTGGAGGAGTCGGTGGTCTGCCACGGCGACCTGTGCCTGCCGAACGTGCTGCTCGACCCGTCGACGTTCGAGGTCACCGGCCTGATCGACGTGGGACGCCTCGGGGTTGCCGACCGGTACGCCGACCTCGCGCTGATCACCAGGAGCCTGCGGGCGGGAGACCTCAACCCGCAGTTCGGCGCGCGTTTCGCGGACCGGTTCCTCGCGCGCTACGGCGAAGTCCCCGTCGATACGACGCGCCTCGATTTCTACCGCCTGCTGGACGAATTCTTCTAA